Proteins encoded in a region of the Methylosinus trichosporium OB3b genome:
- a CDS encoding glycosyltransferase family 2 protein, whose amino-acid sequence MSRDKVVLAVNVVDNADTLREFLDWHRAIGVDFIVAFDSGSTDGSRDIFDEYARSGALSWMSQPRKNIDGFDPFSELARIAHDRFEADWIIVADADEFLCVTGDLHSILQEAKRDEISVLSVPRFNMTGTPPAPGQNALEVLNLRIDQPLALSRQERLSGDIKIPQIFAPIRPKTIVLASRFVEYGAGAHTATTSSGRTAERAELRMLHYPFRSFEEFERKVENITVWMAANTHLPPSWGWHWRRYIRLREEGRLKQEFDGQFASLERARQLIEGGACSVDDTIASWVRGSLPRRA is encoded by the coding sequence ATGAGCCGCGACAAGGTCGTGCTTGCAGTCAATGTCGTCGATAACGCCGATACTCTGCGCGAGTTTCTTGACTGGCACCGGGCCATCGGCGTCGATTTCATTGTCGCATTCGACTCTGGATCTACGGATGGAAGTCGAGATATTTTCGATGAATACGCGAGATCTGGCGCGCTGAGCTGGATGTCTCAACCTCGAAAAAATATCGACGGGTTCGATCCGTTTTCCGAGCTGGCGAGGATTGCGCACGACCGGTTCGAGGCGGACTGGATTATAGTTGCCGATGCCGACGAATTTCTCTGCGTCACGGGAGACCTTCATAGTATTCTTCAAGAAGCAAAAAGAGACGAAATATCCGTATTGAGCGTCCCCCGTTTCAACATGACTGGGACACCCCCGGCGCCGGGTCAAAACGCTCTTGAAGTGTTGAACCTACGAATTGACCAGCCACTCGCGTTGAGCCGACAAGAAAGGCTGTCAGGAGATATCAAAATACCACAAATATTTGCTCCGATCAGGCCAAAAACTATCGTTCTGGCGTCACGATTTGTCGAATATGGAGCCGGAGCCCATACGGCCACGACATCATCTGGACGTACTGCCGAACGCGCCGAACTCAGAATGTTGCATTATCCATTCCGCAGTTTTGAGGAGTTCGAGAGGAAAGTCGAAAACATTACTGTCTGGATGGCTGCCAATACGCATCTGCCGCCGTCCTGGGGGTGGCATTGGCGCCGCTATATCCGTCTGCGTGAAGAAGGCCGGCTCAAACAAGAATTCGACGGGCAGTTCGCATCGCTCGAGCGCGCTCGACAACTGATCGAGGGAGGCGCCTGTTCGGTCGATGACACGATCGCGAGCTGGGTCAGAGGTTCCCTGCCGCGCCGGGCCTAG
- a CDS encoding acyltransferase has translation MAGLNGAFLPRDILETLGFARLGEDVLIHSTAVIVDCAKISLGSRVRIDPFVVISNRGGVVFGDNIHIGSHSVLAGAEAIRFGDFTNISHYVGIYTSNEDLSGKTLSNPTVKWDRKGPRTAPIHFASHATVAAGGVVLAGARFEEGSVLGAHSMVSRPLAPWTTYFGIPARKVRERSRDALRLEQDYRDWLKRDE, from the coding sequence GTGGCTGGATTGAATGGCGCGTTTCTGCCTCGGGACATTCTCGAAACTCTCGGCTTCGCCAGGCTCGGGGAGGATGTCCTGATCCACAGCACGGCGGTGATCGTCGACTGCGCCAAGATATCTCTCGGCTCTCGAGTTCGGATCGATCCTTTCGTCGTCATCTCGAACCGCGGCGGCGTCGTCTTCGGCGATAACATCCATATCGGCAGTCATTCGGTCCTAGCCGGCGCCGAGGCCATTCGCTTCGGAGATTTCACGAATATCTCACATTACGTCGGGATCTACACGTCGAATGAGGATTTGAGCGGCAAGACATTGAGCAATCCTACGGTGAAGTGGGACAGAAAGGGGCCGCGCACTGCGCCGATTCATTTCGCCAGTCACGCAACGGTCGCGGCTGGTGGCGTCGTATTGGCGGGCGCACGGTTCGAGGAGGGATCGGTGCTCGGAGCCCACTCCATGGTAAGCCGGCCTTTGGCGCCCTGGACGACCTATTTCGGAATTCCAGCGCGCAAGGTCCGCGAGCGAAGCCGTGACGCGCTCCGGCTCGAGCAGGACTATCGCGACTGGTTGAAGCGGGACGAATAG
- a CDS encoding outer membrane protein → MRPFLLCALLASALGGAAAEAADLPRRSAPFDDYYSPPPAFTWRGFYVGVHGGYGFGAFQDNGRSLLGEPNGWLVGVTGGYNYTFGPNFLIGLEADFDFSGGKGGGSPIAGVVGSSGVDNIMTLRPRAGMIFDRALVYVTGGFAGVVASGTVGNVYNGFFGQQSQYLSGWALGAGIEYGLAPNLSAKAEYLFTSVGGERYFEFTPNALTSTLDTSLVRGGFNYHF, encoded by the coding sequence ATGAGACCCTTCCTGCTTTGCGCCCTTCTCGCTTCCGCCCTCGGGGGAGCGGCCGCCGAAGCCGCCGACCTGCCGCGCCGCAGCGCGCCGTTCGACGATTATTATTCGCCGCCTCCCGCCTTCACCTGGCGGGGGTTTTATGTCGGCGTCCATGGCGGCTACGGCTTCGGCGCCTTTCAGGACAACGGCCGCAGCCTGCTCGGCGAGCCCAACGGCTGGCTGGTGGGCGTGACCGGCGGCTACAACTACACCTTCGGGCCGAATTTTCTCATCGGCCTCGAGGCGGACTTCGACTTCAGCGGCGGCAAGGGCGGCGGCTCCCCGATCGCGGGCGTCGTTGGCAGCAGCGGCGTCGACAATATCATGACGCTGCGCCCGCGCGCCGGCATGATCTTCGACCGCGCTCTCGTCTATGTCACGGGCGGCTTCGCCGGGGTCGTCGCCTCGGGGACGGTCGGCAATGTCTACAACGGCTTCTTCGGCCAGCAGTCGCAATATCTCTCGGGCTGGGCGCTCGGCGCCGGCATCGAATATGGCCTCGCCCCCAATCTCTCGGCCAAGGCGGAATATCTCTTCACCTCGGTCGGCGGCGAGCGCTATTTCGAGTTCACGCCCAATGCGCTGACGTCGACTCTCGACACGTCTCTGGTGAGAGGCGGCTTCAACTATCACTTTTGA
- a CDS encoding formylmethanofuran dehydrogenase subunit A — protein sequence MLISLRGGHVVDPVNGVDAVGDLFIEDGRIVAPPAGRTPDVEHDVSGHVVMAGAIDIHSHIAGGGVNTARLLLPEAHRGHRPRPANTPLSTAGWSTFETGRLYAQMGYTTVIEPAVSPHHALHAHLELADIPIIDKGFLTVLGNEDFLLSAFRDGASQDSVVDYIGATLEATRAIGVKCVNAGGVDAFKQNIRHFSLDDVVPEYGLSSRAIFQKLQQAVNATKIRHPLHLHMNNLGLPGNVETALATIDASQGLPLHLAHVQFYAYGTEGKNGFSSAAARFAETINANKNVTVDVGQVMFAEIVTISSDVMKQFNSLPGGRPKKGVIFDGDSNGLGVVPYAYRVSDFFNAVQWAAGLELFLLVNDPMQVFFTTDHPNGAPFTTYPEVLALLMSADRRAQYCSRLPAEVLELTNLPSIKREYTFYEIATMTRAAPRRLYGFEDRGHLGAGSVADIAVYKPQTDKAAMFRNAAYVFKDGNLVVRDGKVSHYTKGRTLRVRPEYDRAINSRLDTYYDGLYGLPRSMFEVQDAALPATAAFSEVPCRS from the coding sequence GTGCTGATCTCGCTCCGCGGCGGCCATGTCGTCGATCCCGTCAACGGCGTCGACGCCGTCGGCGATCTCTTCATCGAGGACGGCCGCATCGTCGCGCCCCCCGCCGGACGCACGCCGGACGTCGAGCATGACGTCTCCGGCCATGTCGTCATGGCCGGAGCCATCGACATCCATTCGCATATCGCCGGCGGCGGCGTGAACACGGCGCGGCTGCTGCTGCCGGAGGCGCATCGCGGCCATCGGCCGCGCCCCGCCAATACGCCGCTGTCGACGGCCGGCTGGTCGACCTTCGAGACCGGCCGCCTCTATGCGCAAATGGGCTACACAACGGTGATCGAGCCGGCGGTGTCGCCGCATCATGCGCTGCACGCCCATCTCGAGCTGGCCGACATCCCGATCATCGACAAGGGTTTCCTGACGGTGCTCGGCAATGAGGACTTTCTCCTCTCCGCCTTCCGCGACGGGGCCAGTCAGGACTCGGTCGTCGATTACATCGGCGCCACTCTGGAGGCGACGCGGGCGATCGGCGTCAAATGCGTCAACGCCGGCGGCGTCGACGCCTTCAAGCAGAACATCCGCCATTTCTCGCTCGATGATGTGGTGCCCGAGTATGGCCTCTCGTCGCGCGCCATCTTCCAGAAGCTGCAGCAGGCGGTGAACGCCACCAAGATTCGCCACCCGCTGCATCTGCATATGAACAATCTCGGCCTGCCCGGCAATGTCGAGACGGCGCTCGCCACCATCGACGCCTCGCAGGGCCTGCCGCTGCATCTCGCCCATGTGCAGTTCTACGCCTATGGAACCGAAGGCAAGAACGGCTTCTCCTCGGCGGCCGCGCGGTTCGCCGAGACGATCAACGCCAATAAGAATGTCACGGTCGACGTCGGTCAGGTGATGTTCGCCGAGATCGTGACCATCTCCTCCGACGTGATGAAGCAGTTCAACAGCCTGCCCGGCGGGCGGCCGAAGAAGGGCGTCATCTTCGATGGCGATTCGAACGGCCTCGGCGTCGTTCCTTACGCCTATCGGGTGTCGGACTTCTTCAATGCGGTGCAATGGGCGGCGGGCCTCGAGCTGTTCCTGCTCGTCAATGATCCGATGCAGGTGTTCTTCACCACCGACCATCCGAACGGCGCGCCCTTCACCACCTATCCGGAGGTGCTCGCGCTGCTGATGAGCGCCGACCGTCGCGCGCAATATTGCTCGCGGCTGCCGGCCGAGGTGCTGGAGCTCACCAATCTGCCATCGATCAAGCGCGAGTATACGTTCTATGAAATCGCGACCATGACGCGCGCGGCGCCGCGCCGGCTCTATGGTTTCGAGGATCGCGGCCATCTCGGCGCAGGCTCCGTGGCCGATATAGCGGTCTACAAGCCGCAGACCGACAAGGCCGCCATGTTCCGCAACGCGGCTTACGTGTTCAAGGACGGCAATCTCGTCGTGCGCGACGGCAAGGTCTCGCATTACACCAAGGGAAGGACGCTGCGCGTGCGGCCCGAATACGACCGGGCGATCAACAGCCGCCTCGACACTTATTACGATGGGCTCTACGGCCTGCCGCGCTCGATGTTCGAGGTGCAGGACGCGGCGCTGCCGGCGACCGCCGCCTTCTCGGAGGTCCCATGCCGCAGCTGA
- a CDS encoding formylmethanofuran dehydrogenase subunit C, giving the protein MKPLLFTLKAEPDQRLDLSGLTPDRLVRRTVKEIEEISIGTTRNAVKVGDLFKVKLGEATSVRFDGGSDRFDLLGAKLLPGFEIHVEGDVGAQLGRAAKGGTITVAGDAGAYAASQSAGAHIDIYGHAGDFLGAPLAGEMAGMSGGRVIVRGSVGARCGDRLRRGIIIVEGDAGDDLGSRAIAGTIIVLGEAGERIGYLNKRASIVLSGEYDLGPTYVDCGAHNLGFAKLFAKSLAQESRGASRLLSGRLQRYAGDTAVFGKGEILIPA; this is encoded by the coding sequence GTGAAGCCGCTTCTCTTCACGCTGAAAGCCGAGCCCGACCAGCGGCTCGACCTCTCCGGCCTCACGCCGGACCGTCTCGTGCGCCGCACCGTCAAGGAGATCGAGGAGATTTCCATCGGCACGACGCGCAACGCCGTGAAGGTCGGCGATCTGTTCAAGGTGAAGCTCGGCGAGGCCACCTCGGTGCGCTTCGACGGCGGCTCCGACCGTTTCGACCTTCTCGGCGCCAAGCTCCTCCCCGGCTTCGAAATCCATGTCGAGGGCGATGTCGGCGCACAGCTCGGCCGCGCGGCCAAGGGCGGAACAATCACGGTGGCCGGCGACGCCGGGGCCTATGCCGCCTCGCAATCGGCGGGCGCGCATATCGACATCTACGGCCACGCCGGCGACTTCCTCGGCGCGCCGCTGGCGGGCGAGATGGCCGGCATGTCGGGCGGACGCGTGATTGTGCGCGGCAGCGTCGGGGCGCGTTGCGGCGACCGGCTGCGCCGCGGCATCATCATTGTCGAGGGCGACGCGGGCGACGACCTCGGCTCGAGGGCCATTGCCGGCACGATCATCGTGCTCGGCGAGGCGGGCGAGCGGATCGGCTATCTCAATAAGCGCGCCTCGATCGTGCTATCCGGGGAATACGACCTCGGGCCGACCTATGTCGATTGCGGCGCGCATAACCTCGGCTTCGCCAAGCTGTTCGCCAAATCTCTGGCGCAAGAGAGCCGCGGCGCCTCGCGCCTGCTGTCCGGCCGCCTGCAGCGCTATGCGGGCGACACGGCGGTGTTCGGCAAGGGCGAGATTTTGATTCCGGCATGA
- a CDS encoding cytochrome-c peroxidase, which translates to MKFFAPLSLSAALAAATAAFAAGGDASLLADAKRLFQPLPAPPSAKSDQAELGRRLFFESRVSADGNVSCSHCHLPELHGSDGLPKSFGVMGKVNPRNAPTIFDAALQFKAHWRGDRETIEEQAQKSLLGPTSFGNPDYATVIATLKSIPGYPELFAKAFPNEKDPVNETNWGKAIGVFERTLPLPTRFDAFLNGDAKALTPAEQTGLRTFISVGCAGCHGGVGVGGASFAKFGVVSDYWKETGVETPDKGRADVTKNDADLYVFKVPSLRNVAKTAPYFHDGSVADLTRAVRVMGKTQLGVDLSDKDAASIVAFLGALTQPVPNNFSAPTPLPDAAAHK; encoded by the coding sequence ATGAAGTTCTTCGCTCCCTTGTCTTTATCGGCGGCGCTCGCCGCCGCGACGGCCGCTTTCGCCGCCGGAGGCGACGCCTCGCTCCTCGCCGACGCCAAGCGCCTGTTTCAGCCATTGCCGGCGCCGCCGAGCGCGAAGAGCGATCAAGCCGAGCTCGGCCGGCGGCTGTTCTTCGAAAGCCGCGTCTCGGCCGACGGCAATGTGAGCTGCTCGCACTGTCATCTGCCGGAGCTGCACGGCTCCGACGGCCTGCCCAAGTCATTCGGCGTGATGGGCAAGGTCAATCCCCGCAATGCGCCGACGATCTTCGACGCGGCGCTGCAGTTCAAGGCGCATTGGCGCGGCGATCGCGAGACGATCGAGGAGCAGGCGCAAAAATCGCTGCTGGGCCCCACGAGCTTCGGCAACCCCGATTATGCGACCGTGATCGCCACGTTGAAATCCATACCCGGCTATCCGGAGCTGTTCGCGAAAGCCTTTCCGAATGAAAAGGATCCGGTCAACGAGACCAATTGGGGCAAGGCGATCGGCGTCTTCGAGCGCACTCTGCCCCTGCCGACTCGTTTCGACGCTTTTCTGAATGGCGACGCCAAGGCGCTGACCCCGGCCGAACAGACCGGTCTGCGCACATTCATCTCCGTAGGCTGCGCCGGCTGCCACGGCGGCGTGGGCGTCGGCGGCGCGTCCTTCGCCAAATTCGGCGTGGTCTCGGACTATTGGAAAGAGACCGGCGTCGAGACGCCCGATAAAGGACGCGCCGACGTCACCAAGAACGACGCGGACCTCTATGTGTTCAAAGTGCCGAGCCTGCGCAATGTCGCGAAGACCGCGCCTTATTTCCACGACGGCTCGGTCGCCGATCTGACGCGGGCCGTGCGCGTGATGGGCAAGACTCAATTGGGCGTCGATCTCTCCGACAAGGACGCCGCATCGATCGTCGCCTTCCTCGGCGCCCTGACGCAGCCGGTTCCGAACAATTTCTCGGCTCCCACTCCGCTGCCCGACGCCGCGGCCCATAAGTGA
- the pqqA gene encoding pyrroloquinoline quinone precursor peptide PqqA, producing the protein MAWTAPVIVEVCVGMEITSYESAEI; encoded by the coding sequence ATGGCCTGGACCGCTCCGGTGATCGTCGAAGTCTGCGTCGGCATGGAAATCACCAGCTACGAGTCCGCTGAGATCTAA
- a CDS encoding TIGR02300 family protein, with protein MAKPELGAKRQCQSCGVKFFDLNKEPVVCPKCGAIFHVATTRIVSRAAEEDETTEGEKEGAEIVSLDEVEATESKADPIDVDEDVEIDDAVEEDDTFLENEEEEDDDVSGLIDGDIDTDEET; from the coding sequence GTGGCCAAACCCGAACTCGGCGCCAAGCGCCAATGTCAGTCTTGTGGCGTCAAATTCTTCGATCTGAACAAGGAACCGGTCGTCTGCCCCAAATGTGGAGCGATCTTCCATGTGGCGACGACGCGCATTGTGAGCCGCGCCGCCGAGGAAGACGAAACGACGGAAGGCGAGAAGGAGGGGGCCGAGATCGTATCGCTCGACGAGGTCGAGGCGACCGAATCGAAGGCCGATCCGATCGATGTGGACGAGGATGTCGAGATCGACGACGCCGTCGAGGAGGACGACACCTTCCTCGAGAACGAGGAGGAGGAGGACGACGACGTCTCCGGCCTCATCGACGGGGATATCGACACCGACGAAGAGACTTGA
- a CDS encoding DegT/DnrJ/EryC1/StrS family aminotransferase, giving the protein MREPHEGEAGPGRYRYPSVVPDLPAPREYLPFLEAMHERRWYSNFGPLTRRFETGLGEAFGTAEETCVTASSATAGLSAALLATGRPGPVLVPAFTFPASLGAVRAAGMIPIIVDVDRRDWTLRRDCLERALSGAGATVVMFVTPFGMRPNFDAEIDLCLRAGAAVVIDNASGLGVRRFADGLPRDVFEVFSMHATKPFAIGEGGAVFAHRDHDEALRAALAFALASHLSPDGPRWGFNGKMSEFHAAVGLAQLPRFGPALQRRQEFVARYIDLLANRDDLEFPREADRAPWQFFPVLLPSEAAVERFVTAASAVGVEIRRYYRPSLSLWPDAATFGPCDVAEDLADRMCVLPVRSNAEREEAEAITTLTAEALNGAL; this is encoded by the coding sequence TTGCGAGAACCTCATGAGGGCGAGGCTGGCCCTGGTCGCTACCGTTATCCCTCTGTCGTGCCCGACCTGCCGGCGCCTCGCGAGTACCTACCCTTTCTGGAGGCGATGCACGAGCGTCGCTGGTATTCGAACTTCGGTCCGCTGACGCGACGTTTCGAGACGGGACTCGGCGAGGCCTTCGGAACTGCGGAAGAAACCTGCGTCACCGCTTCGAGCGCCACCGCCGGACTCTCCGCAGCCCTGCTCGCGACGGGACGCCCCGGCCCCGTGCTCGTGCCGGCCTTCACTTTTCCGGCGTCGCTCGGCGCCGTGCGCGCCGCTGGCATGATCCCCATCATCGTCGATGTCGATCGCCGCGATTGGACGCTTCGTCGCGACTGTTTAGAGCGCGCGCTGTCCGGCGCCGGCGCGACCGTCGTCATGTTCGTCACGCCTTTCGGCATGCGGCCAAACTTCGACGCCGAGATTGATCTGTGCCTGCGGGCGGGAGCCGCGGTGGTGATCGACAACGCCTCCGGCCTCGGCGTTCGGCGCTTCGCCGACGGGCTGCCCCGTGACGTCTTCGAGGTGTTCTCGATGCATGCGACGAAGCCATTCGCGATCGGCGAAGGCGGAGCCGTCTTTGCTCATCGCGACCATGACGAGGCCCTGCGCGCGGCTCTCGCCTTCGCCCTCGCTTCGCATCTTTCGCCCGACGGGCCGCGCTGGGGATTTAACGGCAAGATGTCGGAATTCCACGCGGCCGTCGGCCTTGCGCAACTGCCTCGCTTCGGCCCGGCGCTCCAGCGCCGGCAGGAGTTCGTCGCGCGCTATATCGACCTATTGGCGAATCGAGACGACCTCGAATTTCCGAGGGAGGCGGATCGCGCGCCTTGGCAGTTCTTTCCGGTCCTGCTCCCGAGTGAAGCGGCCGTCGAGCGCTTCGTGACGGCCGCCTCCGCAGTCGGCGTCGAGATTCGACGCTATTACCGGCCGAGCCTGTCGCTCTGGCCGGACGCTGCGACCTTCGGGCCTTGCGACGTGGCCGAAGACCTCGCGGATCGCATGTGCGTGCTTCCCGTGCGCTCGAACGCCGAGCGCGAAGAAGCGGAGGCGATCACCACGCTCACGGCAGAAGCGCTGAACGGCGCTCTTTGA
- a CDS encoding PepSY-associated TM helix domain-containing protein, producing the protein MNIVIRSEGADRATYRSAAYRVIWRWHFYAGLFCLPFVFVLTITGAIYLFKPQINAFLDRPYDHLTLAGAPKSLDEQVAAAQAALPDARLTGIELRADRQDAARVLFSKNIAAAPAEEFTNFRVMVRPDTLEILNIEDERFRPTELAHDLHSDMLLGAPGHILLELAGAWAIVMIVTGLYLWWPRDSQSLAGILYPRLSSGRRLFWRDLHAVTGFWVSFFALFLLVTALPWTTVWGKSFRYLRSVGEQAMVKQDWTTGPADKQAQRKEGFQQAAPAASADPHAGHHGHHGGAMAGGPAPLGFDKAAAAAAALGLADPVTIAPPAAGKPNWIVKSTTQNRPLRRTVELDPTSFETRKETGFFSSPLIDRVFGVGIAAHEGQLFGWANQLLGLLTAIGYLLLVVSSVVMWWRRRPQGALGAPPALSSGPRLAPFVVGLVVALGVFLPTLGLSLLLVLATEQIIRRFLPGASGWLGLRPI; encoded by the coding sequence ATGAACATCGTCATTCGCAGCGAAGGCGCCGATCGCGCGACCTATCGCTCGGCCGCATATCGCGTCATCTGGCGCTGGCATTTCTACGCCGGCCTCTTCTGCCTGCCCTTCGTCTTCGTGCTGACGATCACTGGCGCGATCTATCTGTTCAAGCCGCAGATCAACGCCTTTCTCGATCGCCCGTATGACCATCTGACGCTGGCCGGCGCGCCGAAATCGCTGGACGAGCAGGTCGCCGCCGCGCAGGCGGCTCTGCCGGACGCGCGCCTCACCGGCATCGAGCTGCGCGCCGACCGCCAAGACGCCGCGCGCGTGCTCTTCTCCAAGAACATCGCCGCCGCTCCCGCCGAAGAATTCACGAATTTCCGCGTGATGGTCAGGCCCGACACGCTCGAGATCCTGAATATTGAGGACGAGCGCTTTCGTCCCACCGAGCTCGCCCACGATCTTCACAGCGATATGCTGCTCGGGGCGCCGGGCCATATTCTGCTGGAGCTCGCCGGCGCCTGGGCGATCGTCATGATCGTCACCGGCCTCTATCTCTGGTGGCCGCGCGATTCGCAGAGCCTCGCCGGCATTCTCTATCCGCGCCTGTCGTCCGGCCGACGCCTGTTCTGGCGCGATCTGCACGCCGTCACCGGCTTCTGGGTCTCTTTCTTCGCGCTGTTTCTGCTGGTGACCGCCCTCCCCTGGACCACCGTCTGGGGCAAGAGCTTCCGCTATCTGCGCAGCGTCGGCGAGCAGGCGATGGTCAAGCAGGACTGGACCACCGGCCCCGCCGACAAGCAGGCGCAGCGCAAGGAGGGCTTTCAGCAGGCGGCCCCGGCGGCGAGCGCCGACCCGCACGCCGGCCATCACGGCCATCATGGCGGCGCGATGGCCGGCGGCCCCGCGCCGCTCGGCTTCGACAAAGCGGCGGCTGCCGCCGCCGCGCTCGGCCTCGCCGATCCGGTGACGATTGCCCCGCCGGCGGCGGGCAAGCCCAATTGGATCGTGAAGTCGACGACGCAGAACCGTCCCTTGCGGCGCACCGTCGAGCTCGATCCGACGAGCTTCGAAACGCGCAAGGAGACAGGCTTCTTCTCGTCGCCGCTGATCGACCGCGTCTTCGGCGTCGGCATCGCCGCGCATGAGGGCCAGCTGTTCGGCTGGGCGAACCAGTTGCTCGGCCTGCTGACCGCGATCGGCTATCTGCTGCTGGTGGTCTCCTCGGTGGTCATGTGGTGGCGCCGGCGGCCCCAAGGCGCGCTGGGCGCGCCGCCGGCGCTGTCCTCGGGGCCGCGGCTCGCGCCCTTCGTCGTCGGCCTCGTCGTCGCGCTCGGCGTGTTTCTGCCTACGCTGGGCCTCTCGCTGCTGCTCGTCCTGGCGACGGAACAGATCATCCGCCGCTTTCTCCCGGGCGCGAGCGGATGGCTCGGGCTGCGTCCGATTTGA
- the fhcD gene encoding formylmethanofuran--tetrahydromethanopterin N-formyltransferase, producing MPQLIRKGIRIDESFAEAFPMTGAGVVITAPTRKWALQAATTMTGYATSVIGCDCEAGIDCELAGRDTPDGRPGVRVLLFGFSPKSVGKALVNRIGQCVLTCPGSAVFSAFDGEEKIKVGDSMRQFGDKWQISKAIDGRRYWRVPVMDGEFLVESQVGLTKKSVGGGNLLIMGEDWASTMRATEAAVEAVHATPDAIAPFPGGVVRSGSKVGSKYKGMGASTNDAYCPTLRGATNSALDADIGCVLEIVIDGLTSEAVSAAMRAGLKAIIALGPKTGAKRVGAGNYGGKLGPFHYHLKDLV from the coding sequence ATGCCGCAGCTGATCCGCAAAGGAATCCGCATCGACGAGAGCTTCGCCGAGGCGTTCCCGATGACCGGGGCCGGCGTCGTCATCACGGCGCCGACCCGCAAATGGGCGCTGCAGGCGGCGACCACGATGACCGGCTACGCCACCTCGGTGATCGGCTGCGATTGCGAGGCCGGCATCGACTGCGAATTGGCCGGTCGCGACACGCCGGACGGACGTCCGGGCGTGCGCGTGCTGCTGTTCGGCTTCTCGCCCAAGAGCGTCGGGAAGGCGTTGGTCAATCGCATCGGCCAATGTGTGCTGACCTGCCCGGGCAGCGCCGTCTTCTCCGCCTTCGACGGCGAGGAGAAGATCAAGGTCGGCGATTCGATGCGCCAGTTCGGCGACAAATGGCAGATCTCCAAGGCCATCGACGGGCGCCGCTACTGGCGCGTGCCGGTGATGGATGGTGAGTTTCTGGTCGAAAGCCAGGTCGGCCTCACCAAGAAATCGGTCGGCGGCGGCAATCTGCTGATCATGGGCGAGGATTGGGCCAGCACCATGCGCGCGACCGAGGCGGCCGTCGAGGCCGTCCATGCGACTCCGGACGCGATCGCCCCCTTCCCCGGCGGCGTGGTGCGCTCCGGCTCCAAGGTCGGCTCCAAATATAAGGGCATGGGCGCATCGACCAATGACGCCTATTGCCCGACTTTGCGCGGCGCGACCAATAGCGCGCTCGACGCCGATATCGGCTGCGTGCTGGAGATCGTCATCGACGGCCTCACCAGCGAGGCTGTCTCGGCGGCGATGCGCGCTGGCCTCAAAGCCATTATCGCGCTCGGCCCCAAGACCGGCGCCAAGCGCGTCGGCGCCGGCAATTACGGCGGCAAGCTCGGCCCCTTCCACTATCATCTGAAGGATCTCGTGTAA